One genomic window of uncultured delta proteobacterium includes the following:
- a CDS encoding putative ATPase involved in DNA repair (Evidence 3 : Function proposed based on presence of conserved amino acid motif, structural feature or limited homology) yields the protein MNHTYPRGSIWRRWDLHLHTPETKKNSNFDGSSIEEQWDNFYKTIHEYVGDGSDPLKAIAAIGVTDYLSIDNYFKIKNEKKLPGCVKLLIPNIEARMTPIAKDAPINIHFLFDPIFDSQIESQFLANLYFKTPNDKFYATKPELVRLGRMHRNSPSLPESEAYKEGIDQFVLEPESIREVFKDKKELRDKVIIIVSNNSGDGASGARSHSDYLTESGGSQLGETIDAVYQLADCVFSSNPSDKGYFLGLTKETADVILKRYGSLLPCVHGCDAHENKKIFAPDGERYCWIKSDPTFEGLKQVLYEPADRVFTGSTYPSLKPDYNTIDRIEISGNEFFSNEPIYFNENLTCIIGGKSTGKSLLLHNMALALDSEQAIEKSNKSGTKIQNIPELKVFWRDGTESSIASKGSAGTENRKIIYIPQTYLNKLSDEQEETTEIDTIIQDVILQNEDSHEDHKTMESSLWEHTEEATQLILTLISTHQEIAKLHAERLEKGDEKGVGTEIAKLEGQLADLSKSYELSEQDISTYQKSVEFVQRYTRILKAFDGTKEKLKSTTSIIEEASIDPEDFSAFKEQISEAIEFTIQEANKIWSQRRESILISIDKTITETKEKLKVAETKVSELQPKISGHGQITQLSTLITAEKQKLASITELNAKIETQNKNFEDTLQNLCDNFFEFRKSQEDYAQKINTRLNELPSDDLEFRVEVVFRSGHLKQSLARILNNHSYARSSLKETLKDPSETNITIEFLKELVRSILSTAQQSLSLKSEYDNESGLREIFINWYNINYIVKLDNDDIHDMSPGKKALVLLRLLISLAESKCPILIDQPEDDLDNRSIFGELIEFIKKRKIDRQIIIVTHNANIVVGSDAELVVVANQHGKNSPNANYRFEYHAGSIENNYPLPLRAGDQTQGVLDRQGIQGHICDILEGGLAAFALRGKKYRSLGNAP from the coding sequence ATGAACCATACATACCCACGCGGTTCCATCTGGCGCAGATGGGATTTGCACTTACACACTCCTGAAACAAAAAAGAATTCCAACTTTGATGGTTCGTCTATAGAAGAACAATGGGATAATTTTTATAAAACAATCCATGAGTATGTAGGTGACGGCTCTGATCCATTAAAGGCTATTGCTGCTATTGGCGTAACTGACTACCTTTCAATAGATAATTATTTCAAAATCAAGAATGAGAAGAAGCTCCCTGGGTGCGTTAAGCTTCTTATTCCAAATATTGAAGCTAGAATGACCCCGATAGCCAAAGACGCTCCTATTAATATACATTTTCTTTTTGACCCAATCTTTGACAGCCAAATTGAAAGCCAATTCCTCGCAAATCTGTACTTCAAAACCCCAAACGACAAATTCTATGCAACAAAGCCTGAATTAGTCCGCCTGGGAAGAATGCACAGAAACAGTCCAAGTTTACCTGAATCGGAAGCTTATAAAGAAGGTATTGACCAATTTGTTCTGGAACCTGAAAGCATTCGAGAAGTCTTCAAAGACAAAAAGGAACTAAGAGACAAGGTGATTATCATTGTGAGCAACAACTCTGGAGACGGAGCTTCGGGGGCACGCTCCCACAGTGACTATTTAACTGAAAGCGGAGGTTCACAGTTAGGCGAAACAATCGACGCCGTTTATCAGCTTGCGGATTGCGTATTTTCCTCGAACCCCAGCGACAAAGGCTATTTTCTTGGGCTTACCAAAGAAACTGCAGACGTAATTTTAAAAAGGTACGGGTCGTTACTCCCCTGCGTTCATGGTTGCGATGCCCACGAGAACAAGAAGATTTTTGCACCTGATGGAGAACGCTATTGCTGGATTAAGTCTGACCCCACTTTTGAAGGGTTAAAACAGGTGCTATATGAACCAGCAGATAGAGTATTTACTGGAAGCACTTACCCATCTTTAAAGCCTGACTACAACACGATTGATAGGATCGAAATTTCAGGGAACGAGTTTTTTTCCAACGAGCCGATATATTTCAATGAAAACTTGACCTGCATCATTGGCGGCAAATCAACAGGAAAATCTTTGTTGCTCCATAATATGGCCCTGGCTCTCGATAGTGAACAAGCCATTGAAAAAAGCAATAAGTCTGGAACAAAGATTCAAAATATCCCCGAGCTAAAAGTGTTTTGGCGTGATGGCACTGAATCCTCTATTGCCTCAAAAGGATCAGCGGGCACTGAGAACAGAAAGATTATATATATTCCACAAACATACCTGAACAAGCTCAGCGATGAACAAGAAGAAACCACAGAGATCGACACCATAATCCAAGATGTCATATTGCAAAATGAAGACTCGCATGAAGACCATAAGACCATGGAATCTTCATTATGGGAACATACCGAAGAAGCTACGCAATTAATTCTTACGCTAATCAGTACACACCAAGAAATAGCAAAATTGCATGCTGAACGGCTGGAAAAAGGTGATGAAAAAGGTGTTGGAACTGAAATTGCCAAACTTGAAGGCCAATTAGCGGACCTTTCAAAATCATATGAATTATCTGAACAGGATATATCCACCTACCAAAAATCAGTAGAATTTGTTCAAAGATATACCCGCATTCTTAAAGCGTTTGACGGCACCAAAGAAAAACTCAAAAGCACAACCTCCATAATTGAAGAAGCTTCGATTGATCCCGAAGATTTTTCTGCCTTCAAAGAGCAAATATCGGAAGCTATTGAGTTTACAATTCAAGAGGCAAATAAAATATGGAGCCAGCGGAGAGAGAGCATTCTAATTTCAATAGATAAAACGATCACCGAAACAAAAGAAAAACTAAAAGTAGCAGAAACAAAGGTAAGTGAGCTTCAGCCTAAAATATCTGGACACGGGCAGATTACTCAACTGTCCACTCTAATTACAGCAGAAAAACAAAAATTGGCTTCAATAACAGAGTTAAATGCAAAAATTGAAACACAGAATAAAAATTTCGAAGATACACTACAAAACTTGTGCGACAATTTTTTTGAATTTCGAAAATCACAAGAGGATTATGCGCAAAAAATTAATACACGACTGAACGAACTACCATCTGATGATTTGGAATTTCGTGTTGAGGTCGTTTTCCGTTCTGGACACTTAAAGCAATCTCTTGCGAGGATATTAAATAATCACTCATACGCACGTTCCTCTCTCAAAGAAACTCTTAAAGATCCTTCCGAAACAAATATAACCATCGAGTTTTTGAAAGAATTAGTACGCTCAATTTTGTCAACAGCGCAGCAGAGCCTCAGCTTGAAAAGTGAATATGACAATGAATCTGGACTGAGGGAAATATTTATCAACTGGTATAACATAAACTACATCGTTAAATTGGATAATGACGACATACATGATATGTCGCCGGGAAAAAAGGCTTTAGTATTGTTACGCCTTCTTATAAGTCTGGCAGAAAGTAAATGCCCAATTTTAATTGACCAACCCGAAGACGACCTAGATAATAGGTCAATCTTTGGAGAGCTTATTGAATTTATAAAAAAACGTAAAATTGATAGGCAAATTATCATAGTGACTCATAACGCTAATATAGTTGTCGGGAGTGATGCAGAGTTAGTCGTTGTGGCAAACCAACATGGAAAAAACTCACCCAACGCGAACTATAGATTTGAATACCATGCAGGCTCAATCGAAAATAATTACCCCCTTCCCTTGAGAGCAGGTGATCAAACTCAAGGCGTTCTTGATAGGCAGGGCATACAAGGGCATATTTGTGACATATTAGAAGGTGGATTAGCTGCATTCGCGTTGCGCGGGAAAAAGTATCGCTCTCTGGGAAACGCTCCATAA
- a CDS encoding conserved hypothetical protein (Evidence 4 : Homologs of previously reported genes of unknown function) has protein sequence MADQEIKSELRPLTEIEQEFICKMIERLPPFIARREVRWLTGGVLRRQTLSNADSAGQGPEESYKVGTMVVYPTEALFAWMARKYGINLLQRMTVHHPMKD, from the coding sequence ATGGCAGACCAGGAAATCAAAAGCGAATTGCGACCGCTTACCGAAATCGAGCAGGAATTTATCTGCAAAATGATTGAACGATTACCGCCTTTTATAGCGCGGCGTGAAGTCAGATGGCTTACGGGGGGAGTGCTCCGGCGACAGACGCTATCCAATGCCGACTCGGCAGGACAAGGCCCGGAAGAATCGTATAAGGTAGGAACAATGGTGGTCTATCCCACCGAGGCGCTTTTTGCCTGGATGGCCCGTAAATACGGCATTAATCTCTTGCAGCGTATGACAGTCCATCACCCCATGAAGGATTGA
- a CDS encoding hypothetical protein (Evidence 5 : No homology to any previously reported sequences), with amino-acid sequence MSKLNENGYDARAELDLIQREGKDFVARILTFCERQQSHAPEVEPITLAMEQSSFVIRSATDTFALLAKCYLNASK; translated from the coding sequence ATGTCGAAGCTTAACGAGAACGGATACGACGCTCGGGCAGAGTTGGACCTTATTCAGCGTGAAGGAAAAGACTTTGTGGCGCGGATTCTGACGTTTTGTGAACGCCAACAGTCCCATGCTCCCGAAGTGGAACCCATCACCCTGGCCATGGAGCAATCCTCCTTCGTCATAAGGTCCGCGACAGACACCTTCGCTCTTCTCGCAAAATGCTATCTCAACGCTTCAAAATAG
- a CDS encoding hypothetical protein (Evidence 5 : No homology to any previously reported sequences): protein MSEIISDKTEANAGGRAGMQKRFMALAPVIEEAFIRVIEERVTARRVQHKKFVQAVWPDVPVATALGRWRDMRKNAYNTNKRMTVSLESAFRMAAFFNEDICYLIVLAQEYALNHNLTDLPETDHSGDQVT from the coding sequence ATGTCGGAAATCATTTCCGACAAAACCGAAGCCAACGCCGGAGGACGCGCAGGTATGCAAAAAAGATTTATGGCTTTAGCCCCGGTAATCGAGGAAGCCTTCATCCGGGTCATCGAGGAAAGGGTGACGGCGAGACGGGTGCAGCACAAAAAGTTTGTTCAGGCCGTATGGCCGGATGTGCCGGTTGCTACCGCTCTTGGGAGATGGCGGGATATGCGGAAAAATGCTTACAACACCAATAAACGAATGACAGTCAGTCTGGAGAGCGCCTTCAGGATGGCGGCTTTTTTTAACGAGGATATTTGCTATCTTATCGTTCTCGCACAAGAGTATGCGCTGAACCATAACCTGACCGATCTGCCAGAGACTGACCATTCTGGTGACCAGGTTACGTAA
- a CDS encoding hypothetical protein (Evidence 5 : No homology to any previously reported sequences), which produces MLEIVNYLQSLFPSHKDAAAALEYSERQWLNIRRTVEKGETLSPRTELWLYSKYQTLRKKK; this is translated from the coding sequence ATGCTGGAAATTGTCAACTACCTCCAAAGCCTTTTCCCAAGCCACAAAGATGCCGCTGCCGCTCTGGAATATAGTGAGCGCCAATGGCTGAATATTCGTCGCACGGTGGAAAAGGGGGAAACCCTCTCTCCGAGGACCGAACTCTGGCTTTACAGCAAGTACCAGACGCTTCGGAAGAAGAAGTAG
- a CDS encoding hypothetical protein (Evidence 5 : No homology to any previously reported sequences), whose translation MENAKKQRIAKHDGRVQFLAHREVISEKLALGYNNRKIHECLVQEYDATMSYHTFCFWMRHFNQQQQPEKAAIKNTTVLPVITTGAPQGKFMRPENVDPKNLF comes from the coding sequence ATGGAAAACGCAAAGAAGCAAAGAATCGCCAAACATGACGGCAGGGTTCAGTTTTTGGCGCACAGGGAAGTTATCAGCGAAAAGCTGGCACTCGGCTACAACAATCGCAAAATCCACGAATGCCTTGTGCAAGAATACGATGCGACCATGTCCTACCACACGTTCTGCTTCTGGATGCGTCACTTTAATCAACAGCAGCAGCCGGAAAAGGCCGCTATCAAAAATACAACAGTTCTTCCCGTGATTACGACCGGAGCCCCGCAAGGAAAATTCATGAGGCCGGAAAACGTGGACCCCAAGAACTTGTTTTAA